From a single Natronocella acetinitrilica genomic region:
- the uvrB gene encoding excinuclease ABC subunit UvrB, translating to MSKRFEMASNYEPAGDQPKAIAGLIDGLEGGHRCQTLLGVTGSGKTFTMANIIQRQQRPALVLAPNKTLAAQLYGEMREFFPRNAVEYFVSYYDYYQPEAYVPASDTFIEKDASVNEHIEQMRLSATKAIIERPDTIIVASVSSIYGLGDPKSYLSMVLHLVRGDVVDQRQILRRLAELQYTRNDMELKRGTYRVRGEVIDVFPAESDEQAVRIELFDDEIEALSWFDPLTGEVDRKVPRLTIYPKTHYVTPRRTIVDAIEQIKDELRERLEELRSNDRLLEAQRLEQRTRFDIEMMQELGYCNGIENYSRYLSGRKPGEPPPTLFDYLPSDCLLFIDESHVTVPQIGGMFRGDRARKTTLVEYGFRLPSALDNRPLRFDEWEAIAPQMVFVSATPGPYEKENAAAVVEQVVRPTGLIDPEVELRPATTQVDDLLSEVNDRVGRNERVLVTTLTKRMAEDLTEYLSENGCRVRYLHSDIDTVERMEIIRDLRLGEFDVLVGINLLREGLDLPEVSLVAILDADKEGFLRSDRSLIQTIGRAARNLRGKAILYADKVTDSMQRAMDETTRRRDKQIAFNTEHGITPKGISKAVADVMERDGGMARGGKKRRVADEAGAYRGMTPAQAVKQIKQLEQRMYEHARNLEFEEAGRLRDEIRRLEHHALERPDVATG from the coding sequence ATGAGCAAGCGATTCGAAATGGCGTCGAACTATGAGCCGGCTGGTGATCAGCCCAAGGCCATTGCCGGCCTGATCGATGGGTTGGAAGGCGGACACCGATGCCAGACACTGCTCGGGGTGACCGGTTCCGGCAAGACTTTCACCATGGCCAATATCATTCAGCGGCAACAGCGGCCCGCTCTGGTGCTGGCGCCCAACAAGACGCTGGCCGCGCAGCTCTACGGCGAAATGCGTGAGTTCTTCCCGCGCAACGCGGTGGAGTATTTCGTTTCGTACTACGACTATTACCAGCCCGAAGCGTATGTGCCGGCATCCGACACCTTCATCGAGAAAGACGCGTCGGTGAACGAGCACATCGAGCAAATGCGCCTGTCCGCCACCAAGGCCATCATCGAGCGGCCCGATACCATCATCGTGGCGTCTGTCTCGTCGATCTACGGTCTGGGTGACCCCAAGTCCTACCTGTCCATGGTGTTGCACCTGGTGCGTGGGGATGTGGTGGATCAGCGGCAGATTCTGCGCAGGCTGGCCGAGTTGCAATACACCCGCAATGACATGGAACTCAAGCGCGGTACCTACCGGGTCCGCGGCGAGGTAATCGACGTCTTCCCTGCGGAATCCGACGAGCAGGCCGTGCGTATCGAGCTGTTCGATGATGAAATCGAGGCGCTGAGCTGGTTCGATCCGCTGACCGGTGAGGTGGATCGCAAGGTGCCCCGGTTGACCATCTACCCCAAGACGCACTACGTGACCCCGCGGCGAACCATTGTCGACGCCATCGAGCAGATCAAGGACGAATTGCGTGAACGGCTTGAGGAACTGCGTTCAAACGATCGCCTGCTGGAGGCGCAGCGGCTTGAGCAGCGCACCCGCTTTGACATCGAGATGATGCAGGAGCTTGGCTACTGCAACGGCATCGAGAACTATTCCCGCTATTTGTCCGGCCGCAAGCCGGGGGAGCCGCCACCGACGCTGTTCGACTACCTGCCCAGCGACTGCCTGCTGTTCATCGACGAATCCCACGTCACGGTGCCACAAATTGGCGGGATGTTCCGCGGCGACCGGGCACGCAAGACAACGCTGGTGGAATACGGCTTTCGCCTGCCGTCGGCACTGGACAATCGTCCGCTGCGCTTCGACGAGTGGGAGGCCATCGCGCCGCAGATGGTATTTGTGTCGGCGACTCCGGGCCCCTACGAGAAGGAGAATGCCGCTGCGGTGGTGGAGCAGGTGGTTCGTCCCACCGGACTGATCGATCCGGAGGTGGAACTGCGACCGGCAACCACCCAGGTGGATGACCTGCTCTCGGAGGTCAACGATCGCGTGGGGCGCAACGAGCGCGTTCTGGTCACCACGCTGACCAAGCGCATGGCCGAGGATCTGACGGAGTATCTGTCGGAGAACGGCTGCCGCGTGCGCTATCTGCACTCAGACATCGATACCGTTGAGCGCATGGAGATCATTCGGGACCTCAGGTTGGGAGAGTTCGACGTGCTGGTTGGCATCAACCTGCTGCGGGAGGGCTTGGACCTCCCCGAGGTGTCGCTGGTAGCGATTCTCGATGCCGACAAGGAGGGCTTCCTGCGCTCGGACCGTTCGCTGATACAGACCATCGGCCGTGCCGCGCGCAACCTGCGGGGCAAGGCGATCCTCTACGCGGACAAGGTCACCGACTCAATGCAGCGGGCCATGGATGAAACCACCCGCCGCCGTGACAAGCAGATTGCCTTCAACACCGAGCACGGCATCACGCCCAAGGGAATCAGCAAGGCTGTCGCCGATGTCATGGAGCGCGACGGGGGCATGGCCAGGGGAGGCAAGAAGCGCCGGGTGGCGGATGAAGCAGGTGCCTACCGCGGCATGACCCCGGCGCAGGCGGTGAAGCAGATCAAGCAGCTTGAGCAACGCATGTACGAACACGCCCGAAACCTGGAGTTCGAAGAAGCCGGCCGCCTGCGTGACGAGATCCGCCGTCTCGAACACCATGCGCTGGAAAGGCCGGATGTGGCTACCGGGTAG
- a CDS encoding FadR/GntR family transcriptional regulator encodes MSEPDIGKAAQRAVEELQRRIRSGLLGEGQQLPPERVLSSELGVARNTLRKALAHLESSGEVTRRIGSGTFVKANGAIANSTLPSKMRHASPAELMEVRLIIEPQAAAMAASRASAEDLKAIDSALTSSLIAKSLAEFEHWDAQLHLLVFKATRNSVLIDYCQAINAIRNEPEWYALKKRTVNPDTRRIYDRQHSAIVSALRERDPDRARRCMAEHLGMVRDNLMGAI; translated from the coding sequence GTGAGTGAGCCAGATATTGGTAAGGCCGCACAGCGTGCGGTTGAGGAATTGCAGCGTCGGATACGATCCGGCCTGCTTGGAGAGGGCCAGCAGCTGCCCCCAGAGCGCGTGCTCTCCTCCGAGTTAGGGGTGGCAAGGAACACCCTGAGAAAGGCGCTTGCGCATCTTGAATCGAGCGGTGAAGTCACGCGACGAATTGGCTCCGGTACCTTCGTGAAGGCAAACGGCGCGATCGCCAATTCGACGCTGCCCAGCAAGATGCGTCACGCGAGTCCGGCGGAGCTGATGGAGGTACGACTCATTATCGAGCCTCAGGCCGCAGCGATGGCGGCAAGCCGTGCGTCTGCGGAAGACCTCAAAGCCATCGACTCGGCGCTAACCAGCAGCCTGATTGCAAAGAGCCTCGCCGAGTTCGAGCACTGGGACGCCCAATTGCACCTGCTGGTGTTCAAGGCAACCCGGAATTCCGTGCTGATCGATTACTGTCAGGCGATCAACGCGATTCGGAACGAACCGGAGTGGTATGCCCTCAAGAAACGAACGGTGAATCCAGATACCCGCCGCATCTATGACCGGCAGCACAGTGCCATCGTCTCGGCACTGCGGGAACGCGACCCGGACCGTGCCCGACGCTGCATGGCCGAGCACCTGGGAATGGTCCGGGATAACCTGATGGGCGCGATCTGA
- a CDS encoding fumarylacetoacetate hydrolase family protein, with protein sequence MKFIAYAQGGCCSVGELSPAGDAIYPIRVDSEAVGVLPLVIAAADGGRLPQGDRSASIPLDDVSVRAPIPRPRRNIFCVGKNYFDHAHEFARSGFDSSAAAGAVPGSPIIFSKVPECVIADGEDVVIDPAVTAAVDYEAELAVIIGRGGRGISKASAMDHVWGYTIVNDVTARDLQGRHKQWLIGKSLDTFCPMGPVAVTADELDLQQTGVRCYVNGELRQNAMVSQLIFDIPTLIETLSSGITLYPGDVIATGTPAGVGIGFDPPRYLQVGDEVTVEIDGIGRLHNRFAAIDRHQEG encoded by the coding sequence ATGAAGTTTATTGCCTACGCCCAAGGCGGGTGTTGTAGCGTCGGAGAGTTGTCGCCGGCAGGTGATGCCATTTATCCGATTCGGGTTGATTCTGAGGCGGTTGGCGTTCTTCCGCTGGTTATCGCTGCCGCCGATGGGGGGCGTCTTCCCCAGGGTGACCGGTCTGCCTCAATCCCCCTCGACGATGTTTCCGTGCGTGCCCCGATACCGCGGCCGCGACGGAACATCTTCTGCGTCGGCAAGAATTACTTTGATCACGCCCACGAGTTCGCAAGAAGCGGCTTCGATTCAAGCGCCGCCGCCGGCGCGGTCCCCGGATCGCCGATCATTTTCTCGAAAGTCCCAGAGTGCGTCATCGCTGACGGCGAAGACGTGGTCATCGATCCAGCGGTGACTGCGGCTGTGGATTACGAAGCCGAACTGGCAGTGATCATCGGCCGGGGCGGGCGAGGCATCAGCAAGGCGTCAGCCATGGATCATGTCTGGGGCTACACCATCGTGAACGATGTGACAGCGCGGGACTTGCAGGGACGGCACAAGCAGTGGCTGATCGGCAAGTCTCTGGATACGTTCTGCCCCATGGGCCCCGTTGCCGTGACGGCCGACGAACTGGATCTGCAACAGACCGGCGTGCGCTGCTACGTCAATGGCGAGCTACGACAGAATGCGATGGTCTCCCAACTGATTTTCGACATACCCACTCTCATAGAAACGCTCTCGTCGGGCATCACCCTTTATCCGGGTGATGTGATCGCCACGGGTACACCGGCGGGGGTTGGTATTGGCTTCGATCCGCCGAGGTACTTGCAGGTCGGCGACGAGGTGACGGTGGAAATCGACGGTATTGGTCGTCTGCATAATCGTTTCGCGGCAATCGATCGGCATCAGGAGGGTTGA
- a CDS encoding alpha/beta fold hydrolase, producing MTTQLIERMAVELDGEGTAVVMLHGLGGTSNTFTPQMPVLRSGYRVVRPDLPGAGRSRAPDRSSIGDLVQAVLRMCNVLGVEKAHFVGHSMGTIVCQHLAVERPSLVKSLSLFGALMEPPEQARPALKDRATKAREDGMADIADAIVQAATSSETKERNPLAIAMVRESLMRQSPEGYAVNCEALSDARAADIGRIGCPVLLVTGEEDGVGPPSVSRQMAEKLENGRSVILPRCGHWTTFERFEEVNRELRSFLASVR from the coding sequence ATGACTACGCAGCTGATCGAGCGCATGGCGGTGGAGCTAGATGGCGAGGGCACGGCAGTCGTCATGCTCCACGGTTTGGGTGGCACCTCCAATACATTTACACCGCAGATGCCTGTGCTTCGCTCCGGATATCGCGTGGTTCGGCCGGATCTGCCCGGAGCCGGGCGCAGCCGTGCACCGGACCGATCCAGCATCGGAGATCTGGTCCAGGCGGTATTGCGCATGTGCAATGTGCTGGGTGTCGAAAAGGCGCATTTCGTTGGCCACTCCATGGGGACCATTGTCTGTCAGCACCTGGCAGTGGAGCGGCCGTCTCTGGTGAAGAGCCTGAGCCTGTTCGGCGCCTTGATGGAGCCGCCGGAGCAGGCCCGCCCGGCCTTGAAGGATAGGGCAACCAAGGCGCGGGAAGACGGTATGGCGGACATTGCCGATGCCATCGTGCAGGCAGCGACCTCGTCGGAGACCAAGGAGCGCAATCCGCTTGCCATCGCCATGGTTCGGGAGTCGCTGATGCGTCAGTCGCCAGAGGGCTATGCAGTGAATTGCGAGGCCCTGTCCGACGCTCGGGCGGCGGATATCGGCCGGATCGGCTGTCCGGTGCTCCTGGTGACCGGTGAGGAGGACGGTGTAGGGCCGCCTTCCGTATCCCGACAGATGGCGGAAAAGCTTGAGAACGGCCGCTCGGTGATTTTGCCCCGCTGCGGTCACTGGACCACGTTTGAGCGCTTCGAGGAGGTCAATCGAGAGTTGCGGAGCTTCCTGGCTTCCGTGCGCTAA
- a CDS encoding metal-dependent hydrolase family protein: MGNYLFTNVRIFDGTGEQPYTGEVLVQGNRIKQVGRGASRTGSSNGHMTIDGAGATLMPGMTEAHVHLSWNDQPSLEAIQMMPPEEHTLFAADMAKRYIDMGWTSCMGAASAKARLDVVIRNAINSGQIPGPRYSAASQEITTTGGLGDTSPPHIDIPDMSFGCIVSGVEEMRRAVRMFIKYGCDTIKLNLSGEEIAGVPAEETPMTDEEVTVAVSEAKRRGLRVAAHARSNESIKMCVRHGIEIIYHASFADEETLDLLEANKDKHFVAPGLAWLIKTATEAGDYGVAPDSPMGMMYAREAEMAIDCMRKMHRRGIRVLPGGDYGFAWIPHGTNAKDLEYFVDRIGMSPMEALLSATKLGGQIMGRPNELGQIKEGYLADMILVDGDPLSNIRVLQEKKRILAVMKDGTFHRAPEGTAQRQGMRWTG, translated from the coding sequence ATGGGCAACTATCTATTTACCAATGTGCGCATTTTCGACGGCACGGGCGAACAGCCGTATACCGGTGAAGTGCTGGTCCAGGGAAACCGGATCAAACAGGTTGGCCGCGGAGCAAGCCGTACGGGGTCGAGCAACGGACACATGACAATCGATGGTGCCGGCGCAACCCTGATGCCCGGCATGACCGAGGCGCATGTACACCTGTCATGGAACGATCAGCCATCGCTTGAAGCGATACAGATGATGCCGCCGGAGGAACACACGCTGTTCGCGGCGGATATGGCCAAGCGCTACATCGATATGGGCTGGACCTCCTGCATGGGTGCGGCTTCGGCCAAGGCCCGTCTGGACGTCGTCATTCGCAATGCCATCAATTCCGGTCAGATTCCGGGGCCGCGGTACAGTGCCGCCAGCCAGGAAATTACCACCACCGGCGGTCTTGGCGACACGTCGCCACCCCACATCGACATTCCCGACATGTCCTTCGGCTGCATCGTCTCCGGGGTCGAGGAGATGCGCCGCGCTGTCCGCATGTTCATCAAGTACGGTTGCGACACCATCAAGCTGAATCTCTCCGGTGAGGAAATCGCCGGTGTACCGGCGGAAGAGACGCCAATGACCGACGAGGAGGTTACGGTTGCCGTCTCCGAGGCCAAGCGTCGTGGCTTGCGCGTGGCGGCCCATGCCCGGTCCAACGAATCCATCAAGATGTGCGTCCGCCATGGTATCGAGATCATCTATCACGCCTCGTTCGCCGACGAGGAGACCCTTGACCTTCTCGAAGCCAACAAGGACAAGCATTTCGTTGCGCCGGGGTTGGCCTGGCTCATCAAGACGGCAACCGAGGCGGGGGACTATGGCGTCGCGCCGGATTCGCCCATGGGGATGATGTACGCCCGTGAGGCGGAAATGGCCATCGACTGCATGCGCAAGATGCATCGCCGAGGCATTCGCGTGTTGCCCGGTGGCGATTACGGGTTCGCCTGGATTCCCCACGGTACCAATGCCAAGGATCTCGAGTACTTCGTTGACCGGATCGGGATGTCTCCCATGGAGGCGTTGCTCTCCGCCACCAAGCTGGGCGGTCAGATCATGGGCCGTCCGAATGAACTGGGGCAGATCAAGGAAGGCTACCTGGCCGACATGATCCTGGTGGACGGAGACCCCCTGTCCAATATCCGCGTGCTACAGGAAAAGAAGCGAATTCTGGCGGTCATGAAGGATGGCACGTTCCATCGCGCACCTGAGGGCACGGCGCAGAGGCAGGGGATGCGGTGGACCGGCTAG
- a CDS encoding branched-chain amino acid ABC transporter permease — protein sequence MTLFLITLLNGLTLAGLYFLVASGFSLVFGLMRNINLAHGSLYLLGGYVGFSTYDTFDSWELAVLAGFSSMAVMGVLLQLLIFRFMEGQELRQTLVTIAISIIAADLMLAYWGAVAYQFTVPDWLFGATQIPGVGFFYPTYRLFVLAAAVVIGIALWLFLNKTRMGLTIRAGVDDKGMLAASGVNVQLVFCVTFAIGAGLAGLAGVLGGTYLSLSPGEDMRFLLASLIVVIVGGMGSITGAAIGALLIGLTEQFGLAYSPTYAPVYTLLIMVIVLAVRPQGIMGKAAQS from the coding sequence ATGACGCTTTTCCTGATCACGCTGCTGAATGGGTTAACGCTGGCCGGGCTGTATTTTCTCGTTGCCAGTGGGTTCTCCCTTGTGTTCGGTCTGATGCGCAACATCAACCTGGCTCACGGTTCCCTGTATCTCCTCGGCGGCTACGTGGGCTTCTCCACCTACGACACCTTCGATTCCTGGGAGTTGGCGGTGCTCGCCGGATTCTCGTCCATGGCTGTGATGGGCGTCCTGCTGCAGTTGCTCATCTTCCGCTTCATGGAAGGCCAGGAGTTGCGGCAGACACTTGTCACCATCGCCATCTCCATCATTGCCGCAGACCTCATGCTGGCCTACTGGGGGGCTGTCGCCTACCAGTTCACCGTGCCGGATTGGCTGTTCGGGGCAACGCAGATCCCAGGGGTGGGATTCTTCTACCCCACCTATCGATTGTTCGTGCTGGCCGCGGCGGTGGTGATCGGCATCGCCCTTTGGCTATTCCTGAACAAGACCCGTATGGGACTGACGATCAGGGCCGGTGTTGACGACAAGGGCATGCTCGCTGCGTCCGGTGTCAACGTGCAACTCGTATTTTGCGTGACCTTCGCCATCGGCGCGGGTCTGGCGGGGTTGGCCGGTGTGCTGGGGGGTACGTACCTCTCACTCTCACCCGGGGAAGACATGCGTTTCCTGCTCGCCTCGCTGATCGTGGTGATCGTCGGCGGGATGGGCAGCATTACCGGGGCGGCAATTGGCGCTTTGCTGATCGGGTTGACCGAGCAGTTCGGGCTGGCTTACTCGCCGACCTATGCCCCCGTTTATACGTTGCTGATCATGGTCATCGTGCTGGCGGTGCGGCCGCAGGGAATCATGGGCAAGGCAGCTCAATCCTAG
- a CDS encoding branched-chain amino acid ABC transporter permease has translation MASILDETTSKPVTSAGTYGVISGIRWYHFVVVALLIVYPFTVGSFWTVQIGAQTLILGLIALSLMLLAGYGGMVSLSQLTVAGLAGYMVAILGTAASGLGMGWPPFVVIPLAIIAGTVFATLIGCISVRTSGIYTIMITLAIAVAFYFFVLQNLPVFNAFDGFAGVRPPLLFGMNLRQQNHFYFLSLAAAAFGYLLVLYISRSPFGLALQAIRDNPRRMRALGFNVNLHRIAAHALAGFLASLGGVLLVWLNTQISPGSVGLGPVISILIIAILGGILHPIGPFIGALIFILMENFAMQLIAGDRFNTLIGIVFLLIVLFSPDGVLGLWGKLKAWYRQKNPFVNRRDHEEEEKQW, from the coding sequence ATGGCATCCATTCTCGATGAGACGACAAGCAAACCTGTGACGAGTGCCGGGACTTATGGGGTGATCTCCGGTATCCGCTGGTACCACTTCGTGGTCGTCGCCCTGCTGATTGTCTATCCCTTTACGGTTGGCAGTTTCTGGACCGTACAGATCGGTGCGCAGACGCTGATTCTCGGGCTCATCGCCCTGTCGTTGATGCTGCTTGCCGGGTATGGCGGCATGGTCTCTCTGTCGCAACTGACCGTAGCCGGGCTGGCTGGTTACATGGTGGCAATTCTTGGCACCGCCGCCAGTGGGCTTGGCATGGGCTGGCCACCTTTCGTGGTGATTCCACTGGCCATCATTGCGGGTACGGTCTTCGCAACCTTGATCGGCTGCATCTCGGTGCGCACATCCGGCATCTACACGATCATGATCACCCTGGCCATCGCCGTGGCCTTCTATTTTTTCGTTCTTCAGAACCTGCCGGTATTCAATGCGTTTGACGGGTTCGCCGGGGTGCGGCCACCGTTGTTGTTCGGCATGAACCTCCGCCAGCAGAATCACTTCTATTTTCTCTCATTGGCCGCAGCCGCCTTCGGTTACCTGCTGGTTCTGTACATATCCCGATCGCCATTCGGTCTGGCGCTACAGGCGATTCGTGACAACCCCCGACGCATGCGAGCCCTTGGTTTCAACGTCAATCTGCATCGCATCGCTGCCCATGCACTGGCCGGCTTCCTTGCCAGCCTCGGCGGCGTGCTGCTGGTCTGGCTCAACACCCAGATTTCTCCGGGGTCGGTGGGCCTGGGGCCGGTCATCAGCATCCTGATCATCGCCATTCTCGGCGGAATCCTGCATCCCATCGGACCTTTCATCGGCGCCCTGATATTCATCCTGATGGAGAACTTCGCCATGCAGCTTATCGCTGGCGACCGGTTCAACACTCTGATCGGTATTGTTTTTCTGTTAATAGTGCTGTTCTCCCCGGATGGCGTTCTCGGCCTCTGGGGGAAGCTAAAAGCCTGGTACAGGCAAAAAAACCCGTTTGTAAACAGGCGGGACCACGAGGAGGAGGAAAAGCAATGGTGA
- a CDS encoding ABC transporter substrate-binding protein, protein MVKKSLLMAAAASVALSGGMGTVHADEPLRIGVLATLEGVFAASGQDGMRGFRMAMEKWGHEAGGREIRIFEASSDASPDSALRAARRLVENDEVDIMIGPLSGSEGIAIKNYSMEHPGVTFLNGSSAAQQTTLEDPSENFFRFSTDGVQWQAGLGSYVYEEKGYESVAIIAEDYSFPYALIKGFMTEFCDAGGRVPEKFFVPLETRDYSSVIARMPQDVDAIYVALGGSDALNFLEQYQQMGGAKPMIAGSITVDQSVLSARGRQRDYLIGTPTAGPVADNYEGEEWQEFVATYREMFPDGLRSPGLFAHSYYVNTLAALTALDQVNGDLSDGHAAFREALQNLELETPTGVIQIDHNRQAIADVFITEVAQDDDGSLYNRVVDVRHGVNQTLGFTEEEFLAGGFAARDNPECP, encoded by the coding sequence ATGGTGAAGAAAAGCTTGCTAATGGCGGCAGCGGCATCGGTCGCCCTGTCCGGAGGGATGGGGACTGTCCATGCGGATGAACCGCTTCGCATCGGCGTGCTCGCCACCCTTGAGGGCGTGTTTGCGGCGTCCGGCCAGGACGGGATGCGCGGTTTCCGCATGGCCATGGAGAAGTGGGGACACGAAGCAGGAGGCCGTGAAATCAGGATCTTCGAGGCATCTTCCGACGCATCGCCGGATAGCGCCCTGCGCGCCGCCCGACGCCTGGTCGAGAACGACGAGGTCGACATCATGATCGGCCCGCTGTCCGGCTCCGAAGGTATCGCCATCAAGAACTACTCCATGGAACATCCCGGAGTCACGTTCCTGAACGGCAGTTCAGCCGCGCAGCAGACCACCCTGGAGGATCCATCGGAGAACTTCTTCCGTTTCTCCACCGATGGCGTGCAGTGGCAGGCCGGACTTGGCTCTTACGTGTACGAGGAAAAGGGCTATGAGTCGGTGGCGATCATCGCCGAGGACTACTCGTTCCCGTACGCGTTGATCAAGGGCTTCATGACCGAGTTCTGTGACGCCGGTGGAAGGGTGCCGGAGAAGTTCTTCGTACCATTGGAAACCCGCGACTACTCATCGGTCATCGCCCGTATGCCCCAGGACGTGGATGCCATCTACGTGGCATTGGGTGGTTCGGACGCACTCAACTTCCTGGAGCAGTACCAGCAGATGGGTGGCGCCAAGCCCATGATCGCCGGTTCGATCACGGTTGATCAGTCGGTACTCTCCGCTCGTGGTCGTCAGCGTGACTACCTCATCGGTACCCCCACCGCGGGCCCTGTGGCCGACAACTACGAGGGCGAGGAGTGGCAGGAGTTCGTCGCGACCTATCGTGAGATGTTCCCGGACGGTCTTCGCTCCCCCGGCCTGTTCGCGCATTCCTATTACGTGAACACGCTCGCTGCGTTGACGGCGCTGGATCAGGTCAATGGTGATCTTTCCGACGGTCATGCCGCCTTCCGTGAAGCGCTGCAAAACCTGGAACTGGAGACGCCCACGGGTGTTATCCAGATTGACCACAACCGGCAGGCAATCGCGGATGTGTTCATCACGGAAGTTGCGCAGGACGATGATGGTTCTCTCTATAACCGTGTCGTCGACGTCCGCCACGGTGTGAACCAGACCCTGGGCTTCACCGAGGAAGAGTTTCTCGCGGGTGGTTTCGCAGCCCGTGACAACCCCGAGTGTCCTTAG
- a CDS encoding ABC transporter ATP-binding protein, with translation MALETTTAATRSMSASALELQGVSRHFGALVALRDITIRVEHGERRAVLGANGAGKTTLFNAITGDFPPTAGSIRFFGEDVTTLPAAERIRRGLRRTYQNSQLFKGLSVLDNLFLAVRGVSRGRFSFRRPGLADPAMRSAREMMDAVRLSHLAQTPVADLAHGQQRQLEIGMALAGAPRLILFDEPAAGLSSVERRELVELLKGLPEHIAYIIIEHDLDVALRVVDYCTVMHNGEMFKEGRPEEIEADADVQRIYLGDGHG, from the coding sequence ATGGCTTTAGAGACCACAACAGCGGCAACCCGCTCCATGTCGGCAAGCGCCCTGGAACTCCAGGGCGTAAGCCGCCACTTTGGTGCCCTTGTGGCACTGCGAGACATCACCATCCGTGTGGAGCATGGTGAGCGTCGTGCGGTGCTGGGTGCCAACGGCGCGGGCAAGACGACGCTGTTCAACGCAATCACGGGTGACTTCCCGCCGACGGCGGGCAGCATCCGTTTCTTTGGAGAAGACGTCACGACGTTACCCGCGGCGGAGCGCATCCGCCGCGGGTTGCGGCGTACCTATCAGAACTCTCAGCTTTTCAAAGGGCTGAGCGTACTGGATAACCTCTTTCTCGCGGTGCGCGGTGTCTCCCGGGGGCGGTTCTCCTTCCGCCGGCCGGGTCTGGCTGATCCAGCCATGCGCTCAGCCCGGGAGATGATGGACGCCGTACGTCTTTCCCATCTGGCCCAGACCCCTGTGGCGGATCTCGCCCATGGTCAGCAGCGTCAGTTGGAGATCGGCATGGCGCTGGCCGGCGCCCCGCGGCTCATTCTGTTTGACGAGCCCGCGGCCGGCCTGTCTTCGGTGGAGCGTCGGGAGCTCGTTGAGCTACTGAAAGGCCTACCGGAGCACATCGCTTACATCATCATCGAGCATGACCTCGATGTTGCCTTGCGTGTCGTGGATTACTGCACGGTCATGCACAACGGCGAGATGTTCAAGGAAGGCAGACCCGAAGAAATAGAGGCGGATGCCGACGTACAGCGCATATACCTGGGGGACGGTCATGGCTGA